The Pseudomonas sp. HOU2 DNA window TGATTTCGGCGGTGCTCACCGGCAGCTCCGGGGTCAGCAGTGTCAGACGCTGGAGGAAGGCGGCGCGTTGTTCGTCGGACATCCAGCTGCCCAGATCGACCCCCGGCAATTGCTCCGGGGTGCATTCCAGATAAGTCGCCAGCGGCCGGTTGCCGAAGGTCAGGGTCAGGTCCGGGCGGTAACGGCAGATCATCGCCGGCGAGTCTTCCACCAGAATCCGGTAACGCTCTTCACTGTGTCTGACCTGTTCGGTGGCGAGGGTCGCTTCGGTGACGTCCAGCCAAAGACCGACGGCTTCGACCGGCAGGCCAAGGTCGTTGCGCAGCAGCCTGGCTTCGTCGAGCAGCCAGTGGTACTCACCGTGCGCGTCGCGCAAGCGATAACGCGCGCGCACCGAGCCTTCGCGCAACAGCTGGCGGGTGCGAGCGAAATACAGTTCGCGGTCCTCGGGGTGAATCAGTGGCACCCAGTCGGCGGCGCAGCCCTCGGCCGGCGTCCAGCCCAGCAGCGGCTGCAGGCTGGCGCTGAAAAAGTCAGGAAGCAGCGCACCCTCGACGTAGCGCTGCACATAAATCACTGCCGGCGAACTGGCGATCAGATTATCCAGCCGCGCATGGGCGGCTTCGGCGCGCTGCTGCTGGTTGCGCATGTCGCTGATGTTTAGCATGAACCCCACCAGCCGCCGCTGTTCACCGCTGCCGGCGACCTGGCCCTGCACGCGGTACCACAGCGGTGTCTGTGCGGGGCTGGAATGGTGCAGACGAACGTTAAGGGTCAGCGCTTCGCCATGCAGTTGCAGGGCGTGCAGGCGGCTGCGCAGTTCTTCGCGATCGGCCGGATGAATCAGTGCCAGCCAGTCTTGCACGGGCATGCGCGCACTGTCCGCAGGCAACACGTCGAGCAGCGACGGGGACAGCAACATCTCGTTGCCGAGCATCTCCCACCAACCGGTGCCGAGCAGGGTCTGCAGCGATTCGAGGCGTTCGCTGTATTGATGATGCTGCTGTTCTCGCAGGCGGCTGAGCAACGGGCCGGCGAGGGCGCTGGTCAGGGCCATCCAGTCGCGGTCGTTCAGGTGCGGGGCGGCAATGTCCACGGCATAGAAGCCGCAGAGCAGCCACGCGACCACCCCACGATCATCGCTGTAGGGCACGGCGAACCCGTCGGCGTTGCCGAACGTGGCCTCCACCCGCGCGTGTTCGTACCAACCATGATGGGCGCCAAGGCGTTGCGGCGCGCTGCCGTTGAGGCTGTCGAGCGGCGTGCCCAGACGCTGGCCGTCCTGCCACAGCAGCGGCGCATCGTGGGCGCGATATTGCTCGTAGATCCGCCAGCCCTGCTCCTGTTCGTCGAGCAGGGCGAGAGCCAGACACGGGATATGCCAGCGCTGGGCGATGGCCTGCAGTTGCTCGCTGAGCACCAGCGGCAAACGCGTCAGGCTGCAGACGCGCAGGTGTTCGCTGATCTGCCCGGCAAGTGCCTGGCAGGCTTCGCGGTGGCGCGACTGCTGGCGCTCCAGCAGCAGGTCGCCGATGTCCATCAGTTGCAGCATCCAGCCCTCGGCCGAAGGCTGCACCCAACCGCGCAGGTGCAGGGTCTGATCGCTGAGACCGGGGAAATCCAGGTCGAGCATTTGCCCCTGCCAGTCTTGCGGGCGGCCTTCAATCGCCAACGTACTGTGCGCGAGTAAATAAGCCGACAACGGCAGCGGCGAGTCGTGAGGCGGCTGTTGCGCCAACAGATGACGCAACGGCCCGGCCATCTGCAATACGCCGCCGTCGTGGTCCAGTTGCAGGTGCAGGCCCAGCGGCGGTGCGCCGAGATGATCGGGCAGTTCGTTGGCCGGCGGTGGCGCGCGCTTGAGCAGGCGTCCGAACAGATTGTCGCCGGCGGTCAAAATTTCAGGCTCGACGCGGCGGAGAGGGTGGCGGGCAGACTCGGCACTGCACCCACGCCCGGCAGCACCAGAAACGGAATGACCTGATTGAGCTTGCTGGTGGGGTAATCGACCCTGACCGTCAGCGTACCTTGAGTGGCGTCATACACCGCCGAGGTGTCGACGCCGACCACCAGGTTCAGCGCTGATGGCACCCACTGCAACTGCTGGGTCAGCGCGGTATTGGCAGTGCTCACCACCACGGAGGCGTAACCGGGAGTGTTGGGGTCGACTGCGACGCTGCGGCGCACCGCTTCGGACGTCGCCTCGTTGAAAGTCTGCATCAATACAAACGGCAGGCTGTAGCTGACCAGCGCGTAGAACACGGCGAAAAAAATCACGAATACCAAGGCGAATTCGATCGCCACTGCGCCTGCCTGTGATTTTGCGAAGCCGGTTTTCATGACTGCGTCTACCCTGACGTTCACTGCGTAGTATCAGCATAGAATCATTCAGCAAAATCGGATGGATTTAACCGGATGCAGAGTTTAGTTCTCCTGATCTGGCTGGCCATGTGCGCCGCCCAGGATGCCCGGCAACGGCGCATCTCTAATGTGCTGACGTTCGGTGCAGGAGCGCTGGCGCTGATCTACCTGCTGGTCACCGGGACGACGTGGCTCGGTGCCGATGCGCAGCAGGGACTTTGGGCGGGCGTGATTGCTCTGGTGTTGACCTTGCCGGGGTATTTCATGGGCCGGATGGGCGCAGGCGATGTGAAATTAATGACAGCCATGGGCCTTGCGACGAACGGTTTATTCATTCTTTGTGCGTTTATCGGCGCGGGTATCGCCAGTCTGCTCTGGCTACTGATCGCGCCAAGAGTCTGGCTTCATATGAGTCAACGACTTAGAGAACATCTTCGATATATGGAGCCGGGAGCGTCAAAGAAGCTGCCATTTGCACCGTTCGTGCTGCTGGGGGTACTGGCTTCGATTCATTGGATCCATTAGTCGCCAGGTGCCACTAGTTCTATGTACATAGTCGGAAAGTGCGTCTACTTTCAAATGAAGTGGTTACATTGCCAAAGTGCAGAAAAAGTCAGCTTTGGCCCGAGCAATGGAGTGGTTCGTGAACAAGCTTACGTCGGCGGTAAAAGTGCTCGTGGTCGATGATCAACCGTTGATTGTCGAAGAGTTGTGCGAGTTTCTCGAAAGCAGCGGTTACCGCTGTGTGCCGTGTGAATCCAGCACGCAGGCGATCGAACGGTTCAGCGAAGACGTGGAAATCGGCCTGGTGCTGAGCGATCTGCACATGCCGGACATGGACGGTATTCAACTGGTGCAGGAGCTGCAACGCATCAGCGGCAAACACCGGGTGTTCGAAGCGATCATGCTCACCGGGCGCGCCGACAAACAGGACGTGATCAAGGCGCTGCGCGCCGGGATTGCCGATTACTATCAGAAGCCGATCCAGCTGGATGAACTGCTCGAAGGCGTGAAGCGTCAGGAAGCGGCCCTGCAAGAGCGGCACAAGAATGTGCAGTTGGGACACCTGAACCAGAAGCTGCAGTTTCTCTCGGAATCCATCGACGATCTCTACCAGGACCTGGACAAGGTCCGGCGCAATCCGGCGGCGGTGGTCAAAGACATGCTCGGCGGCGACAGTGCCGAAGCCGAGCAGGAGATTCCGGCGATCTTCAATCAGCTGTCACCACGGCAACTGGACGTGGCGCGGCTGGTGGGCAAAGGGCAGACCAACTATCAGATCGCCTGCGAGTTGGGCATCACCGAAAACACCGTGAAATTGTATGTCTCGCAGGTGTTGCGCCTGACCCATATGCACAACCGCACCCAGTTGGCATTGGCGCTATCACCCAGTGCTTCGGCCGCCCGTCAGCGTGTGACAGCACACTGATCACGATTGCCTGCCCTTCGCGGGCAGGCAGTCAATTCTTCCAAAAACACCCTGAGTGAATTACCCGGCCTGCGTCTTCGGTTTGGGGAACAGATTGTCCAGGGTTTCCAGCAGGCGCACGTGGTAGATCGGCTTGCGAAACAGGTCCAGCACCTGCAGACGCAGCATGTCGCTGACGTCTTCCATGTCGGCATGTCCGGAGGTCACGATCACCGGCAGATGCTGGCGTGAGGTGTGCTCGCGCAGACGCTTGATCAGCGACATGCCGGACTCCTCCGGCATGCGCAGATCGGTGATCACCAGGGCGATGTCCGGATAGCGAGTGAGGTGATGCAGGGCGAGTTTCACCGACGTCGCGGTGTGGCAGACAAAGCCCTCGCCCTCCAGTAGCTCGGCCAACTCAAGCAACGCATCCTCTTCATCGTCAACCAGAAGCAACTGTTGGCGGGGGAGTGAGGAAGCAGTCATGGGCAGTCCCTGAAAAGCTGAAAGTGCAATCGAGTGTAGCGCGACATTCGCCGGACGCGACTCACATCAGGGGGTTTGCACCGGAGCGGTTTGTGCAGTGCCGCCGAGGGATACCAGGACGTTGTTGAAAATCGCAAAGATTTTCGCGCCCAGCGGTGTGATGAACACCACCACCACGACCGCCACCATAGCCACGACAATCGCGTACTCGATGGCTGAAGCGGCTTCCGTGCTGGCCAGAAAGGACCTCAGGCGCAATATCAGGTATTCAACGATCATTGAAATTCTCCTCATGACAGCGGGAGATCGGACCTGTGAAATCCGATGATTGCCAGTGCCGGAGCGTTGCTGTTTTCAGCAGGGGGCCAAGGCACTGGAAGAAGGGAAAGGATTTTGATTAAGGCGCGACTCTGCTCTGTGCCGTGCCACCGAGCTTGGTCAGCACCAGGTTGAAAATGGCCAGCACCTTGTCGCCGATGGGCGTCACAAACACCACAACCACGACAGCCACCATTGCCACCACAATTGCGTATTCGATGGCAGACGCGCCTTCTTCACTTCTGCACAGCAGCCTGGCCCTGGCCAGTAGATAGTCGATGATCATCCGAAACATACGTCCACTCCTTTGCGCCTCTGGCGCCGATCCAACGCTACAGCGGCATGCTTTCACCGTGCTATCAGAGCATTGTCAACAAACCCCCGCTCAACAACTGTAAGAACGGATTAATCACAAAGGATTAACCAGAACGTTAGTCGAGCCAAACCCTGCAGTTAATTGGCCAAGGCTCATACTTTAGTGGGTTATTTTCCTGTCAGTAATGGCGTTTTGTCTCGGATCAGCTAGCTTGGAAATAGCGAAATCGTTGCATGTTCATAGCTGCCTGATCGCGAAAAATTCTCTCGACAGGAAGTACAGGCTGTCGGTGCAGCAGGAAAGGGAGAGCCGTCATGAACAGTCGCGTCACCATGGGTCTTGCAGCAGTGCTGCTGTTGGGAGCAATCGTCGTCGGTTACTGGGGCCTGGTCCTCAGTCGGCAACCGACTCCCGTTGCCCAGGTGCCTGCCGCCCCGGCAGTCGCTATGGAAAAAACCGTGGCCGCCGCCGAAGATCAGACCCGCCAGCCAGTGGTCGTGTTGTTGCACGATGTCCCGCCGTTCACGCCGCTCACGGCTGCCGATGTGGCAGTGGAGAAACTGCGCAGTGCGCCAGCCGGCAGCCTTTCCAGCGTCGACCAAGCGGTGGGTCGCACGCCGTGGCGGCACCTGAGCGCTGGCACCTGGCTCAACGATGAAAGCTTTCAGGCCGGTGGCTCACTGGCACGGATGATTCACAGTGATGAGCGCGCGTTGACCGTGGCCGTGGACGAAGTGATTGGCGCCGCCGGGCAACTGATCCCCGGCGACTACGTTGATGTGCTGCTCTACCTGCGTCAGGACGCGAGCAATCTGCAGCAGTCGGCGCAGATCGTCGTACCGGCGATGCGCGTGCTCGGTGTTGGTGAGCAATACGGCCTGACCAACGATGGGCAGCCCGCCAACCCAGCCTTGAGCGCCGACGAAAAACTCAAACAGGATCAACGCCGGATTGCTGCGCGCACCGTGGTGCTGGCGGTGCCCGAACAATTGCTCAGCCGGATGATGCTCGCCACTCAGGTCGGCACGTTGCGCCTGGCCGTGCGCAGCAGCGAAGAACAGCGTCTGGCCAAGTACTGGGCCGGTGAAACCCAGTCACCGGCGCACGTGGATAACGCCAACAGCCAGCTCTTCCAGTTCACCCAACTGGCCCTCGGTGCCGCGCCGAAAGCGCCGGCCGCTGGCGGCCATGGCGGTGCGCGGCCGATGGAAGTGATCCGCGGCAATCAGCTTTCCCAACAAGCCCCATGACTGAGCAAGGATCCACGTGCATGCAGAGTCGATTCAGGCCGCTATTAACACCTTTAGTCCGGGCCTTGATACTGATGGGACTGTCGATCAACGCCGCCATCGCGGCCACCGGCAATTGCTCGGCACTCGGCCGTATGCCGCCGGTGATCGAGATCGGCGAAGGCTTCCAGCAGGACATCCAGTCGCCGGTGGCGATCACCCGCGTGGCCATCGGCGACCCGAAAATCGCCGACGTGCACGACACCGGCAGCGCCTCGTTTCTACTCACCGGGGTGGCTCCCGGCGCCACCAGCCTGATGGTCTGGACGTCGTGTTCCAGCGAGCCGCGCCAGAGCATGGTGTTCGTCAAGGGCAGTGCCACCGCCGCACTGACCAGCGCCAGCAGAATGCCTTCCGACGATCCGACACTGCCCTCGCAAGTGCAGACCGACATTCGTTTCGTCGAAGTCAGCCGCACCAAACTCAAGGAAGCCACCGCTTCGCTGATCGGCACCCGGGGCAATTTCCTGTTTGGTTCGCCCGGTACGTTGCCACCCATCGACGGCGTGCCGACGCCGAGACTGCCGGTGGATAACGGCTTGTTCAACTTTTCGTGGATCGGTGGCAAGACCATGGCGATCATCAACGCCCTGGAAACCAGCGGTTTCGCCTACACCCTTGCGCGCCCCAGCCTGGTGGCGCTGAGCGGGCAGAGCGCAAGCTTTCTGGCCGGTGGTGAAATCCCGATTCCGGTGCCTAGCGCCGGCAGCGACAACGTGTCGATCGAATACAAGGAGTTCGGTATCCGCCTGACCCTGACGCCGACTGTCATCAGCCACGACCGCATCGCGCTGAAAGTCGCACCGGAAGTCAGCGAACTGGATCTGAGTAACGCCGTGCAAATCGCCGGCACTACCGTGCCGGCCCTGACCATTCGCCGCACCGACACCAGCGTTTCGCTGGCCGACGGCGAAAGCTTCGTGATCAGCGGCCTGATCAGCACCACCAACACCTCGCAGGTGAACAAGTTTCCGGGGCTGGGCGATATCCCGGTGCTCGGCGCCTTCTTCAAAGGCTCGCAGATCAAGCGCGAAGAGCGTGAACTGCTGATGATCGTCACCCCGCACCTGGTGCAGCCACTGGCGGCGGACGCGCAACTGCCGTCGTTGCCGGGGGAAAAACTGCGCAACTACGACCCGAATTTCTACCGCATGTTCTTCCTCGAAAACGGCAACTTCGACAAACGCAGTGGGCTGTCCCAATGAACCAGAACCTGAGCCAGACCTTTCTGGCGATCACCCGTAACAACACCGATCTGGAGTGGCTGCAAGGCGCACTCGCGCCGCTGGGCCAGGTGGTGAGCGCCGGGGCCGGGAGCCTGGACGAATTGCTGGCGCTGGTCGACGTCACCTTCGCCAGCCTGGTGTTCGTCGGCCTCGATCGCGAGCATGTGGTCGCGCAGAGTGCGTTGATCGAAGGTGCGCTGGAAGCCAAACCGATGCTCGCCATCGTTGCGCTCGGCGATGGCATGGACAACCAACTGGTGCTCAATGCCATGCGTGCCGGCGCCCGGGATTTCGTCGCCTACGGTTCGCGCGCCAGTGAAGTCGCCGGGCTGGTGCGGCGCTTGAACAAGCGCCTGCCACCGGTGGCGGCCAACACGCAGCTTGGCGGCCTTACGGTGTTGTACGGCACGCAGAGCTATTCGGATGGCGCGCTGCTGGCCAACCATATGGCGCAGGTGGTGCAAAAGAGCGGACAGCAGACCTTGCTGCTGGATCTGGGCCTGCCGCGCGGTGACAGCCTGGCGCTGCTCGGGCTCGAGAGTTCGTTCCACTTCGGCGATGCCTTGCGTCACTTGCGCAGGCTCGACGCGACGCTGATCGACAGTGCCTTCACCAGCGCTGAAGCGGGTCTGCGGATTCTGGCGTATGCCGGCAGCGACGAGCCGCTGGAAAGCACCAGTGCCGCCGAGTTGTACATGTTGCTCAGCGCCTTGCGCCAACACTTCCAGCACATCGTCGTGAACCTCACCGGGCAGTCCGACAGTGAAGCCTTGCGCACGTTTGTCAGCCACTGCGACAAGCTGATCTGGTACACCGATCAGAACGTGCTCAACTGT harbors:
- a CDS encoding PAS domain-containing protein gives rise to the protein MTAGDNLFGRLLKRAPPPANELPDHLGAPPLGLHLQLDHDGGVLQMAGPLRHLLAQQPPHDSPLPLSAYLLAHSTLAIEGRPQDWQGQMLDLDFPGLSDQTLHLRGWVQPSAEGWMLQLMDIGDLLLERQQSRHREACQALAGQISEHLRVCSLTRLPLVLSEQLQAIAQRWHIPCLALALLDEQEQGWRIYEQYRAHDAPLLWQDGQRLGTPLDSLNGSAPQRLGAHHGWYEHARVEATFGNADGFAVPYSDDRGVVAWLLCGFYAVDIAAPHLNDRDWMALTSALAGPLLSRLREQQHHQYSERLESLQTLLGTGWWEMLGNEMLLSPSLLDVLPADSARMPVQDWLALIHPADREELRSRLHALQLHGEALTLNVRLHHSSPAQTPLWYRVQGQVAGSGEQRRLVGFMLNISDMRNQQQRAEAAHARLDNLIASSPAVIYVQRYVEGALLPDFFSASLQPLLGWTPAEGCAADWVPLIHPEDRELYFARTRQLLREGSVRARYRLRDAHGEYHWLLDEARLLRNDLGLPVEAVGLWLDVTEATLATEQVRHSEERYRILVEDSPAMICRYRPDLTLTFGNRPLATYLECTPEQLPGVDLGSWMSDEQRAAFLQRLTLLTPELPVSTAEISLQLPGREHAWWVWSDRGVFDEHGRLIEVQAVGRDNTEVRRSQQQLTQSAKMATLGEMATGLAHEINQPLNVMRMAIVNVLKRLGNGDVQIDYLTDKLNRIDAQVQRAAKVVDHMRVFGRRSEIEQQLFNPASAIEGTLSLLAEGMRGKGVDLRISETAFSVQVRGYVDQLEQVLINLMVNARDALLGKREKDSSFKPWISIYAERDEHKVRLWVEDNGGGIDPRLLERIFEPFFTTKPVGVGTGLGLSVSYGIIENMGGHLSVRNSLEGARFCIELPIAPDA
- a CDS encoding TadE/TadG family type IV pilus assembly protein is translated as MKTGFAKSQAGAVAIEFALVFVIFFAVFYALVSYSLPFVLMQTFNEATSEAVRRSVAVDPNTPGYASVVVSTANTALTQQLQWVPSALNLVVGVDTSAVYDATQGTLTVRVDYPTSKLNQVIPFLVLPGVGAVPSLPATLSAASSLKF
- a CDS encoding prepilin peptidase — its product is MQSLVLLIWLAMCAAQDARQRRISNVLTFGAGALALIYLLVTGTTWLGADAQQGLWAGVIALVLTLPGYFMGRMGAGDVKLMTAMGLATNGLFILCAFIGAGIASLLWLLIAPRVWLHMSQRLREHLRYMEPGASKKLPFAPFVLLGVLASIHWIH
- a CDS encoding response regulator transcription factor gives rise to the protein MNKLTSAVKVLVVDDQPLIVEELCEFLESSGYRCVPCESSTQAIERFSEDVEIGLVLSDLHMPDMDGIQLVQELQRISGKHRVFEAIMLTGRADKQDVIKALRAGIADYYQKPIQLDELLEGVKRQEAALQERHKNVQLGHLNQKLQFLSESIDDLYQDLDKVRRNPAAVVKDMLGGDSAEAEQEIPAIFNQLSPRQLDVARLVGKGQTNYQIACELGITENTVKLYVSQVLRLTHMHNRTQLALALSPSASAARQRVTAH
- a CDS encoding response regulator, translating into MTASSLPRQQLLLVDDEEDALLELAELLEGEGFVCHTATSVKLALHHLTRYPDIALVITDLRMPEESGMSLIKRLREHTSRQHLPVIVTSGHADMEDVSDMLRLQVLDLFRKPIYHVRLLETLDNLFPKPKTQAG
- a CDS encoding Flp family type IVb pilin, whose protein sequence is MIVEYLILRLRSFLASTEAASAIEYAIVVAMVAVVVVVFITPLGAKIFAIFNNVLVSLGGTAQTAPVQTP
- a CDS encoding Flp family type IVb pilin, whose protein sequence is MIIDYLLARARLLCRSEEGASAIEYAIVVAMVAVVVVVFVTPIGDKVLAIFNLVLTKLGGTAQSRVAP
- the cpaB gene encoding Flp pilus assembly protein CpaB, which produces MNSRVTMGLAAVLLLGAIVVGYWGLVLSRQPTPVAQVPAAPAVAMEKTVAAAEDQTRQPVVVLLHDVPPFTPLTAADVAVEKLRSAPAGSLSSVDQAVGRTPWRHLSAGTWLNDESFQAGGSLARMIHSDERALTVAVDEVIGAAGQLIPGDYVDVLLYLRQDASNLQQSAQIVVPAMRVLGVGEQYGLTNDGQPANPALSADEKLKQDQRRIAARTVVLAVPEQLLSRMMLATQVGTLRLAVRSSEEQRLAKYWAGETQSPAHVDNANSQLFQFTQLALGAAPKAPAAGGHGGARPMEVIRGNQLSQQAP
- a CDS encoding type II and III secretion system protein family protein; translation: MQSRFRPLLTPLVRALILMGLSINAAIAATGNCSALGRMPPVIEIGEGFQQDIQSPVAITRVAIGDPKIADVHDTGSASFLLTGVAPGATSLMVWTSCSSEPRQSMVFVKGSATAALTSASRMPSDDPTLPSQVQTDIRFVEVSRTKLKEATASLIGTRGNFLFGSPGTLPPIDGVPTPRLPVDNGLFNFSWIGGKTMAIINALETSGFAYTLARPSLVALSGQSASFLAGGEIPIPVPSAGSDNVSIEYKEFGIRLTLTPTVISHDRIALKVAPEVSELDLSNAVQIAGTTVPALTIRRTDTSVSLADGESFVISGLISTTNTSQVNKFPGLGDIPVLGAFFKGSQIKREERELLMIVTPHLVQPLAADAQLPSLPGEKLRNYDPNFYRMFFLENGNFDKRSGLSQ
- a CDS encoding pilus assembly protein, whose amino-acid sequence is MNQNLSQTFLAITRNNTDLEWLQGALAPLGQVVSAGAGSLDELLALVDVTFASLVFVGLDREHVVAQSALIEGALEAKPMLAIVALGDGMDNQLVLNAMRAGARDFVAYGSRASEVAGLVRRLNKRLPPVAANTQLGGLTVLYGTQSYSDGALLANHMAQVVQKSGQQTLLLDLGLPRGDSLALLGLESSFHFGDALRHLRRLDATLIDSAFTSAEAGLRILAYAGSDEPLESTSAAELYMLLSALRQHFQHIVVNLTGQSDSEALRTFVSHCDKLIWYTDQNVLNCRRNLAVLNLWREKGMKLDHARLLVDGYLGSVAPDAETLGKTFNLEVIAVLAANAEVRLNAKNQGVSLFELAPREKLTQSLRALGERLAKRSEGLAKPKVTWFDRLRGTS